Proteins encoded together in one Hylaeus volcanicus isolate JK05 chromosome 3, UHH_iyHylVolc1.0_haploid, whole genome shotgun sequence window:
- the LOC128873796 gene encoding uncharacterized protein LOC128873796, whose product MRWDAALCLLSLLLLSLANLCWAIVETRVCNRTLRNSVGRIRWTGRMGRCIVRIRAPPRDPQVIELKVRELQVGFLKETRCEGAYIQFSDGIEDLEDRTGRYCGHVSGNATRLILRKGPNLTIIMDSDEKFAAENPVIFSAQFSILPAQLAVERHRGFSPSLSSECPLECAVRNDRRSCKLVSPGYPGVYPRGIRCRIALESSAGRFKIGGQPDDLFDLMNRTSQDSCQTENCEQHVEIVAEVPKTRVARSDGRYPAENNTARRARSPDHEEELEFIIGQTSHKFRRGRNNRRRLKKVKKEVVGSKAPGSSRGKEPEEDIRRNNGRPKEITEQSSADVFLGNSGPRLSAGNRDQGARSESIQKRLRHPQRVHKKSMGSISPKRNSDHDLQDISNVKILPDGSHEIARKWLSQENAAVLQVPEYRQVRRGRIEDKLGSTSCVGDYLALMEDVDGQIYEISKFCGEGHVPRILSRGRNIIIEFFAEQDGTIMHGGFQLSVQETEDAPGVKRDRNCEFVYKSTERTRENIKSLQSWYPPNTLCSYVFMGRSSEKISIHIKIIRNEPDQDQLPQKRNVTLNYCHGNEIAVYNGIEANNSVLMWSYCDVSHQDINNIQVPLTSTGNELLIQYYSAKGSYDGQEFTYTISYKFVKKVQNFTTRRQVQDDFKLISLRPVNFSVLNLNESENCNCDFGDRIGSFKNWFMVLVVLGIVSFLGAILTIIALLAKCMKTKSMEKNLLQTPKL is encoded by the exons TATGCAATCGTACTCTCAGGAATTCTGTTGGGCGAATACGATGGACTGGTCGGATGGGCCGGTGCATCGTTCGGATCAGGGCACCTCCTAGAGATCCACAG GTAATCGAGTTGAAAGTCAGGGAACTACAAGTCGGTTTTCTGAAAGAAACCAGATGCGAGGGTGCTTACATTCAATTCTCTGATGGCATCGAGGATCTCGAGGACAGAACGGGACGTTATTGCGGCCATGTGAGTGGCAACGCAACCAG ATTGATCCTGCGAAAGGGACCGAATTTAACGATCATAATGGATTCGGACGAGAAGTTCGCCGCTGAAAATCCCGTGATCTTCTCCGCCCAATTTTCGATTCTGCCAGCCCAACTGGCCGTCGAACGTCACCGTGGCTTTTCGCCGTCCCTATCGTCCGAATGCCCGTTGGAATGCGCCGTGAGGAACGATCGAAGATCCTGCAAGCTCGTGTCCCCGGGCTACCCAGGCGTCTATCCGCGGGGTATCAGATGTAGGATCGCGTTGGAGTCGAGCGCGGGTCGTTTTAAAATCGGCGGCCAGCCGGACGACCTCTTCGATCTGATGAACCGCACGTCCCAGGACAGCTGCCAGACGGAGAACTGCGAACAGCACGTGGAGATCGTGGCGGAAGTCCCGAAGACGAGGGTCGCCAGATCAGACGGACGGTATCCGGCGGAAAATAACACCGCGCGGCGAGCCAGGAGTCCCGATCACGAGGAGGAACTGGAATTTATCATTGGGCAAACGTCGCACAAGTTCAGGAGGGGCAGAAATAATCGAAGAAGACTTAAGAAAGTCAAGAAGGAAGTCGTCGGATCAAAGGCTCCTGGCAGCTCTCGCGGAAAAGAGCCAGAGGAGGATATCCGGAGAAATAACGGCCGTCCGAAAGAGATCACCGAACAGTCTTCCGCAGATGTCTTTCTCGGTAACAGCGGCCCGAGGCTATCCGCGGGCAATCGCGATCAAGGAGCTCGGTCCGAATCTATCCAGAAGCGACTTCGTCACCCGCAGCGCGTCCATAAGAAGTCCATGGGCTCGATAAGCCCTAAGAGGAATTCCGATCATGATCTGCAAGATATATCGAACGTGAAGATCCTGCCTGACGGGAGCCACGAGATTGCCAGGAAGTGGTTGAGCCAAGAAAACGCCGCCGTGCTGCAG GTACCCGAGTATCGGCAGGTGAGGAGGGGCCGCATTGAAGACAAGTTGGGAAGCACCAGTTGCGTCGGTGATTACCTCGCTCTGATGGAGGACGTGGACGGGCAGATTTACGAAATTTCCAAATTCTGCGGCGAGGGCCACGTGCCGCGAATCCTCTCGCGCGGGAGAAACATCATTATAGAGTTCTTTGCCGAGCAGGACGGCACGATAATGCACGGCGGTTTCCAGTTGTCGGTCCAGGAAACCGAGGACGCGCCAGGCGTGAAACGCGATAGAAATTGCGAGTTCGTCTACAAAAGCACCGAACGAACCAGGGAAAATATCAAGTCGTTGCAGAGCTGGTATCCGCCGAACACTCTTTGCAGTTACGTTTTCATGGGGAGGTCTTCCGAGAAGATCTCCATTCACATAAAGATAATCAGAAACGAGCCAGATCAGGACCAACTCCCCCAGAAGCGGAACGTTACGCTGAATTACTGCCACGGGAACGAAATTGCTGTTTACAATGGCATAGAG GCAAACAACAGCGTCCTGATGTGGTCCTACTGCGACGTGTCCCATCAGGACATCAACAACATACAAGTTCCTCTCACCTCCACCGGAAATGAATTGTTGATACAATATTACAGCGCTAAGGGCTCGTACGACGGCCAGGAGTTCACCTACACGATATCGTATAAGTTCGTCAAGAAGGTACAGAACTTTACGACCAGACGACAAGTTCAGGACGACTTCAAACTAATCTCGCTCAGGCCGGTGAACTTTTCCGTGTTGAATCTGAACGAAAGTGAAAACTGCAACTGCGATTTTGGCGATCGGATTGGAAGCTTCAAGAACTGGTTCATGGTCCTCGTCGTCCTCGGGATCGTATCCTTTCTCGGAGCCATTCTGACGATAATCGCGCTCCTCGCCAAGTGTATGAAGACAAAATCGATGGAGAAAAATCTCCTTCAGACTCCAAAATTATGA
- the LOC128873799 gene encoding DNA polymerase delta subunit 2-like — MVHKTNEEFNELLTKPQNEKPQIFERKQGEYKDLSKKFVNTKRDYSKQFAHIYAIRLAELRDVLIPQVQAKWGNVPIVKLADLEKLDGQQCIIIGTLYKHQQWKPSILRELSEEHQLSVPSCRTNYCSEKDQPFLEDEMLRIKLVGEEVDLKNIVTGVVCAILGNENNDGTFTVKDWCFPGCAPKKSLPKNSSMKKLVIVSGLDLSKSLQNLGTCLFVEWLCGMVGNPEEQNNSTSIICLIIAGNTIKSNDTVHSAADTLAKEIGEVTRSADTFLSNLAKSCSVTLMPGEYDPTNAMLPQRPLHPCLLPKSSRLKNFKSTANPWIGKVEERIVIGTSGQPIDDIIKATGETNISPIEWLEKTLLWRHICPTAPDTLLACPYHENDLFIMKECPDIYFVGNMDKFETKLWKGDENQIVRLISVPRFSSTHTAVIINLDNLDTQYISFGNA, encoded by the exons ATGGTTCATAAAACTAACGAAGAATTCAACGAGTTATTAACGAAACCACAAAATGAGAAAccacaaatatttgaaaggaaACAGGGTGAATATAAAGAtctttcgaagaaatttgtgaACACAAAAAGAgattattcgaaacaatttgCACACATATACGCTATCAGGCTTGCTGAATTGAGAGACGTTCTGATTCCGCAAGTTCAGGCTAAATGgg GAAATGTTCCCATAGTAAAATTAGCTGACTTAGAAAAATTAGATGGTCAGCAATGCATAATAATTGGTACTCTTTATAAACACCAGCAATGGAAGCCATCAATCTTACGTGAACTGAGTGAAGAACATCAGCTTTCTGTTCCCAGTTGTAGAACAAATTACTGTTCTGAAAAGGATCAGCCTTTTTTGGAGGATGAAATGTTACGTATTAAGTTAGTAGGTGAAGAggttgatttaaaaaatattgttactgGAGTGGTCTGTGCCATATTAGGCAATGAGAATAATGATGGAACATTTAcg GTTAAAGATTGGTGCTTTCCTGGCTGTGCACCAAAAAAATCTTTACCAAAAAATTCATCTATGAAAAAATTAGTAATTGTATCTGGATTAGATTTGTCCAAAAGTCTTCAAAACTTAGGAACATGCCTTTTTGTTGAATGGTTGTGTGGAATGGTTGGTAATCCAGAAGAACAAAACAATAGCACTTCTATTATTTGTCTTATTATAGCag GTAATACTATAAAGAGTAATGATACAGTACACTCAGCAGCAGATACGCTAGCTAAAGAAATAGGAGAAGTGACTAGGAGTGCAGatacatttttaagtaatttagCAAAGTCTTGCTCTGTCACTTTAATGCCAGGCGAATATGATCCTACCAATGCTATGCTACCTCAAAGGCCATTGCATCCATGCTTATTACCTAAATCATCTAG acttaaaaattttaaaagtactgCAAATCCATGGATTGGTAAAGTCGAGGAACGAATCGTAATCGGTACTAGCGGTCAGCCGATCGATGATATCATCAAAGCAACGGGTGAAACTAATATTTCACCTATCGAATGGTTAGAGAAAACTCTACTATGGAGACATATATGCCCAACTGCTCCAGACACATTGTTAGCTTGTCCATATCacgaaaatgatttatttattatgaaagaaTGTCCAGATATATATTTTGTCGGTAACATGgataaatttgaaacaaaattgtggAAAG GTGATGAAAATCAAATAGTTAGATTGATATCAGTTCCACGTTTTAGTTCTACTCATACTgcggtaataataaatttggataATTTAGATACgcaatatatttctttcggtaatgcataa
- the LOC128873793 gene encoding KAT8 regulatory NSL complex subunit 1, whose translation MGVSTVHVKCRCGCVRTWEPLDVEAAALAVSVAVMAPALTEGGPQKPENLLPSLPAGGFLSPEQAAEVCQNREILAKFVVSENVQPSKIDEQCLHGISKDLIRDVINSKYANDLDSLSTFTHGSDLITKKGLIKQDCEQADILGSPEKKLTDIIMNDPSMGDQADNMGFLKSSADLPLVGSETAGDNKNLDVDQIMAFGTDITTDSEQCNMGNVGDIGQNVEDILQVIKSIEGVENAENISAGNSEPVQGTVDGVEMFSMPEEGFASFDRDLLNDVDVMSICNNMNIADTVDQQKTNNLKLQQDTVAQKQFENERRCAFLLRRLRKLQARLIGRHVAEENTGVLELAHHGVKKYLFQELVNISSKSNVRNFPEISSSLNSFLQKIEKMCVAQSNSVNRQRLCCRYFGGGSRDSLGSTSGNNGNRQPVFGTPQVKVKGDEVESVAGPLATQLHIVESNLDSDCTASSSGGESCDEMQTFNNPHQQHLSISKRAAWRYAQDRAGVAARWTWLQAQISDLEYRIRQHNEWQQRIRKNKGLVILDNSETVNGYSGVLPGSTGRYNSPEGELPASRTRPFAWSYYRKRKLLQVDRLHEVSKRAAKASTVRCNCDNTLPPCALCTGRLDPMQPQEPIEQMSVQERVALVDPSYHPVLSFPDEIVQGTHLESIMKSVEWQQKMLRGNLRITRLKDKDSNERRNKKLPGHRAKYAARLKKSSSTILTARIKRKMLKGKRNRLGHDRSVHGISRKRVQKLPTEDDDDISALSSSSKHSSPVPSPLHHTAVSSEKNTVKEKSSTSHGRLRQNSYDIDNIVIPYSVAASTRLEKLQYKEILTPKWRLCDEPLKVDIKNGVMHRPSQDSDFEDMSDETIALRHERSEREENKRFMTYVNMPHQSRIRHNRRTDSRADSGANTPDPMSPHASDFGGDIMSPITSPPATPSHIQDSDHQPNLDTHRSHTSALQNALRRRTTPTLRIGKDDTSTSVNEDENEILPYEPRVFPLSEEVYDKMLEVMPDGHWQASSASLCSREEEKADDDGEVDSPESDSTESVCCDIEGEDPNDPEWTVADDRDTEKERIRPTAKR comes from the exons ATGGGAGTGAGTACAGTGCACGTGAAGTGCAGGTGTGGGTGCGTACGCACGTGGGAGCCTCTGGATGTCGAGGCCGCAGCACTGGCAGTGTCAGTGGCAGTGATGGCCCCTGCTCTGACGGAAGGCGGTCCTCAAAAGCCTGAAAATTTGCTCCCTTCCCTTCCAGCTGGTGGGTTCCTTTCCCCAGAGCAGGCTGCAGAAGTGTGTCAGAATCGTGAAATTCTGGCAAAATTTGTTGTCTCTGAAAACGTTCAACCATCAAAGATTGACGAACAGTGTTTACATGGTATATCCAAGGATCTCATTCGTGATGTCATCAACTCGAAATATGCCAATGATCTTGATAGTTTGTCTACATTTACGCACGGATCTGACCTGATTACAAAAAAGGGATTAATTAAACAAGACTGCGAACAAGCAGACATTCTGGGCAGTCCAGAAAAAAAGTTGACTGATATTATAATGAACGACCCATCTATGGGTGATCAAGCGGACAATATGGGTTTCTTAAAATCAAGCGCAGACTTGCCTTTGGTGGGCTCAGAAACTGCAGGAGACAATAAAAATCTGGATGTGGATCAGATAATGGCCTTCGGTACCGATATAACTACAGACAGTGAGCAGTGCAACATGGGCAATGTCGGCGATATTGGACAGAACGTCGAAGATATTTTGCAAGTTATTAAATCTATCGAAGGGGTGGAAAATGCAGAAAATATATCTGCAGGTAATAGTGAACCGGTGCAAGGCACTGTGGATGGAGTGGAGATGTTTTCTATGCCCGAGGAAGGATTTGCTTCCTTTGATCGGGATTTACTTAACGATGTTGATGTTATGAGTATCTGCAACAATATGAATATTGCTGACACAGTGGACCAACAAAAAACCAACAACTTAAAGTTGCAACAAGATACTGTTGCGCAGAAACAGTTTGAGAATGAAAGGAGATGTGCATTTCTACTAAGAAGACTGAGGAAGCTTCAAGCAAGATTAATAGGGAGGCATGTCGCAGAAGAAAATACAGGAGTTCTCGAACTTGCCCATCACGGAGTGAAGAAATATCTTTTTCAAGAATTGGTTAATATCAGTTCTAAGTCTAACGTTAGAAACTTTCCTGAGATTAGTAGTAGTTTGAATTCgtttttgcaaaaaattgaaaagatgtGTGTTGCTCAGAGCAATAGTGTGAATCGTCAGCGATTATGTTGCCGATATTTTGGTGGTGGATCACGTGACAGTTTGGGTAGTACTTCTGGCAATAATGGCAATCGTCAGCCAGTGTTCGGTACCCCTCAAGTTAAAGTTAAAGGTGACGAAGTAGAGAGTGTGGCCGGACCTCTAGCTACGCAACTGCATATCGTGGAATCTAATCTTGACTCTGATTGTACTGCGTCTAGTAGTGGTGGAGAAAGTTGTGATGAAATGCAGACATTTAATAATCCTCATCAGCAACATTTATCAAT ATCAAAAAGAGCAGCATGGAGGTATGCTCAGGATCGTGCAGGTGTAGCAGCAAGATGGACATGGTTACAAGCACAAATATCAGACTTGGAATATAGAATTAGACAGCATAATGAATGGCAACAGCGTATTAGGAAAAACAAGGGATTAGTGATACTTGATAATTCAGAAACAGTAAATGGGTATAGTGGCGTTTTACCAGGTTCTACAGGACGTTATAATTCACCGGAAGGTGAATTACCAGCTAGTAGAACACGGCCATTTGCGTGGAGTTATTATAGAAAGCGAAAACTGTTACAAGTAGACAGGTTACACGAAGTTTCGAAACGTGCAGCAAAAGCATCAACGGTAAGATGCAATTGTGATAACACATTACCCCCGTGCGCTTTATGCACTGGAAGATTGGACCCAATGCAACCGCAAGAACCAATCGAACAGATGTCTGTACAAGAACGAGTTGCACTTGTCGATCCTAGTTATCATCCTGTTTTATCATTTCCTGAtg AAATTGTACAAGGGACTCACCTTGAATCTATCATGAAGTCAGTGGAGTGGCAGCAAAAAATGTTGAGAGGAAATTTACGAATTACACGGCTGAAGGATAAAGACAGTAATGAGAGAAGGAATAAAAAACTTCCAGGGCATAGAGCAAAATATGCAGCTCGGTTAAAAAAGTCGTCTTCGACTATTCTTACAGCGA gaattaagagaaaaatgttgaagggAAAACGAAACAGGCTTGGTCATGATAGAAGCGTACACGGTATAAGCAGAAAGAGGGTGCAAAAATTGCCAACTGAAGATGATGACGATATTAGTGCACTTTCCAGCTCTAGTAAACATTCGTCTCCAGTGCCTTCTCCATTGCATCATACTGCTGTTTCGTCAGAGAAAAATACTGTTAAGGAAAAAAGTTCCACTTCCCATGG acgCCTCAGGCAAAATTCATACGATATCGATAATATTGTTATACCATATAGTGTAGCCGCTTCAACTAGGcttgaaaaattacaatacaaagaaatattaacacCAAA gTGGAGGTTGTGCGATGAACCATTAAAAGTGGATATTAAAAATGGTGTTATGCACAGGCCTAGTCAAGACAGTGAT TTCGAAGATATGTCGGATGAAACTATTGCTTTGAGGCACGAACGGAGTGAGCGAGAGGAAAACAAGCGTTTTATGACGTACGTGAACATGCCACATCAGTCACGTATTCGTCATAACCGCAGAACGGATAGTCGTGCGGATAGTGGTGCAAATACACCAg ATCCTATGTCTCCGCATGCCAGTGATTTTGGTGGAGATATTATGTCGCCAATTACCTCACCTCCTGCGACTCCTTCGCACATTCAAGACTCGGACCACCAACCAAATTTGGACACACATCGATCACATACATCTGCTTTACAAAATGCTTTGCGACGTCGTACCACACCTACGTTAAGAATAGGGAAGGACGACACTAGTACTTCGGTAAATGAAGATGAAAATGAG ATTTTGCCATACGAACCAAGAGTATTTCCATTGTCTGAAGAAGTTTATGACAAAATGCTGGAAGTGATGCCAGATGGGCATTGGCAAGCTTCGTCAGCGTCTCTTTGTTCccgcgaagaagaaaaagcagATGAT GATGGGGAAGTGGATTCTCCAGAGTCAGACTCGACGGAATCGGTTTGTTGTGACATAGAAGGCGAGGATCCCAATGATCCTGAATGGACAGTAGCTGACGATAGGGATACTGAAAAGGAACGAATACGTCCGACGGCTAAGAGATAG
- the LOC128873795 gene encoding small G protein signaling modulator 3 homolog, which yields MDIAKSLFNVRDHEGYVGKEDHNKKLETAISEDEFEMEVTGLYGEILSPAPGGPFSALTPSMWPQDILARLNQPDDPNSQPEYRFDEFGFRVEEEDGPEQSSKKLLGIPFVEDPQHRLQWVALLEFSHNKEVTEISWQNLDRRLPRTDKLRDMVRHGVPHSLRPQIWMRMSGALQKKCSTEITYKDIVKASSNDALMTNKQIEKDLLRIMPANACFSHLHSTGIPRLRRVMRALAWLYPDIGYCQGTGIIAASLLLLLEEEDAFWMMATIVEDLLPASYYSSTLLGIQADQRVLRTLVLNYLPDIDQVLVQHDIELSLISLHWFLTLFASVVHMKILLRLWDMFLFDGSIVLFQVTLGMLKIKESELRQLENSAQIFNALSDIPGDIDDVEQLFNISLEVSGSLTDVLVETHRRRHLAYLMAVQGGLVGNPDAVPNLPKQHLNRRQVKRSKSMLQTFLFGNDDNEDDAKSKNIRQTEILVDLREAVLQVARHFINVDSKLSNIVLIADYTMESHAKDHDNYVNVSRTRKRRAKALLDFERHDDDELGFRKNDIITILSQKDEHCWVGELNGLRGWFPAKFVELLDERSKQYTCAGDDAVSEAVTDLVRGTLCPAIKAVLENGMRRPSFLGGPCHPWLFIEEASNREVEKDFNSVYSRLVLCKTYRLDEDGKVLTPEELLYRCVQSINLTHDNAHAQMDVKLRSLICLGLNEQVLHLWLEVLCSCVEIVQKWYQPWSFVNSPGWVQIKCELRILSQFAFNLNPDWELPPKKEQSQPLKDGVRDMLVKHHLFSWDL from the exons atggATATCGCCAAATCTTTGTTCAATGTTCGTGATCATGAAGGTTATGTTGGAAAAGAAGATCATAAT aaaaaattgGAGACAGCTATATCTGAAGATGAATTCGAAATGGAAGTCACAGGATTATATGGAGAAATATTATCTCCTGCTCCTGGAGGACCATTTTCTGCATTGACACCATCCATGTGGCCCCAAGATATTTTAGCCAGATTAAATCAACCAGATGATCCTAATTCACAACCTGAATATAG atttgatgaatttggttttCGTGTGGAAGAAGAAGATGGTCCAGAGCAAAGCTCTAAAAAACTGTTAGGTATTCCTTTTGTTGAGGATCCTCAACATAG ATTACAATGGGTTGCTTTATTGGAGTTCAGTCACAACAAAGAAGTAACAGAAATTTCATGGCAGAATCTGGATAGAAGATTACCTCGTACAGATAAATTACGTGATATGGTCCGTCATGGTGTACCTCATTCGCTTAGACCTCAAATTTGGATGAGAATGTCag GagcattacaaaaaaaatgttccactGAAATAACATACAAAGATATAGTAAAAGCATCAAGCAATGATGCTTTAATGACTAATAAACAGATAGAAAAGGATTTGCTTCGCATTATGCCCGCCAATGCATGTTTTAGTCATCTTCACAGTACTGGAATACCACGTTTGAGACGTGTTATGCGTGCTCTTGCTTGGTTGTATCCTGACATTGG gTACTGCCAAGGTACAGGAATAATAGCAGCTTCTCTCCTATTGCTCCTAGAGGAAGAAGATGCTTTTTGGATGATGGCTACAATAGTAGAAGATTTATTGCCAGCATCTTACTATTCTTCGACATTATTGG GTATTCAAGCTGACCAAAGAGTACTTCGTACACTAGTGCTTAATTATCTTCCTGACATAGATCAGGTTCTGGTTCAACATGATATAGAATTAAGTCTAATATCTTTGCACTGGTTCCTGACTTTGTTTGCATCAGTtgtacatatgaaaatattactaCGCCTATGGgacatgtttctttttgatGGATCtatagttttatttcaagttaCGCTCggaatgttaaaaattaaag AATCTGAATTAAGACAACTGGAAAATTCTGcacaaatatttaatgctCTCTCAGATATACCAGGAGATATTGATGATGtagaacaattatttaat ATATCATTAGAAGTAAGTGGATCGTTAACAGATGTTCTGGTTGAAACACACCGACGTCGACATTTAGCGTATTTGATGGCTGTTCAAGGCGGATTAGTAGGTAATCCTGATGCTGTACCAAATTTACCAAAGCAGCATCTTAATAG GCGCCAAGTGAAAAGAAGTAAATCAATGCTACAAACATTCTTATTTGGAAATGACGACAATGAAGATGATGCGAAATCGAAAAACATTCGTCAAACAG aaatattgGTAGATTTAAGAGAAGCTGTTTTACAAGTTGCTagacattttataaatgtcGATTCAAAATTGAGTAACATTGTACTTATAGCAGATTACACTATGGAAAGTCATGCAAAGGATCATGACAACTATGTCAATGTATCACGTACCAGAAAAAGAAGAGCTAAAGCATTATTAG ATTTTGAAAGACACGATGATGATGAATTGGGTTTCcgaaaaaatgatataatcaCGATTTTAAGTCAAAAAGATGAACATTGTTGGGTAGGAGAACTCAATGGTTTAAGGGGATGGTTTCCTGCAAAGTTCGTAGAATTATTAGATGAAAGAAGTAAACAATATACATGTGCTGGAGATGATGCAGTTAGTGAAGCTGTTACTGATTTAGTTAGGGGAACTTTATGTCCTGCTATAAAAGCAGTATTAGAAAATGGAATGCGCAGACCATCATTTTTAGGTGGACCATGTCATCCATGGCTTTTTATAGAAGAAGCCTCTAATAGAGAGGTAGAGAAAGATTTCAATTCCGTTTATAGCAGATTAGTACTTTGCAAAACATATAGACTGGACGAAGATGGTAAAGTTCTTACACCAGAAGAG CTGTTATATCGATGCGTTCAATCGATAAATTTAACGCATGATAATGCACATGCGCAAATGGATGTAAAACTACGATCTCTTATTTGTCTAGGATTAAATGAACAAGTTTTACATTTATGGCTCGAAGTTTTATGTTCTTGTGTGGAGATCGTACAAAAATG GTATCAGCCGTGGAGTTTTGTAAATAGTCCTGGGTGGGTACAAATTAAATGTGAATTGAGAATATTGAGtcaatttgcatttaatttaaatccaGATTGGGAATTGCCACCTAAGAAAGAACAATCACAACCTTTAAAAGATGGTGTCCGTGACATGTTAGTTAAACATCATCTATTTAGTTGGGATCTTTAG